One segment of Danio aesculapii chromosome 3, fDanAes4.1, whole genome shotgun sequence DNA contains the following:
- the ddx42 gene encoding ATP-dependent RNA helicase DDX42 gives MNWNKGGPSGKRGFGFGGFALATGKKEEPHLPQKAHSSFGGTGPPGGYGKNQQLSSFYKIGTKRANFDEENAYFEDDEEESTADLPYIPAENSPTRKQFQSGGGGGGGGSDSEDDPLDAFMAEVEDQAAKDMKKLEEKEKKMAKGIRDDIEEEDDQEAYFRYMAENPTAGLTQEEEEEEVDYDSDGNPIAPTTKKIIMPLPPIDHSEIDYSPFEKNFYNEHEEISSLTVVEVEELKRKLNLKVSGAAPPKPATSFAHFGFDEQLMHQIRKSEYTQPTPIQCQGVPIALSGRDAIGIAKTGSGKTAAFIWPILVHIMDQKELEQGEGPIAVIVCPTRELCQQIHAECKRFGKAYGLRSVAVYGGGSMWEQAKALQEGAEIVVCTPGRLIDHVKKKATSLQRVTFLVFDEADRMFDMGFEYQVRSIASHVRPDRQTLLFSATFRKKIEKLARDILVDPIRVVQGDIGEANEDITQLVEVLQSGQEKWGWLTRRLVEFTSAGSVLVFVTKKANCEELATNLIQEGYSLGLLHGDMDQSERNKVIADFKKKNLPVLVATDVAARGLDIPSIRTVVNYDVARDIDTHTHRIGRTGRAGEKGVAYTLLTTKDTIFAGDLVRNLEGANQSVTKDLMDLAMQNSWFRKSRFKGGKGKKINIRGGGLGYRERPGLGSESSERSGGSIAAALGNYETFKPSTGAMGDRMSALKQAFQAQYKNHFVAASGVPPKLTTKSSSSSGWTSAGSLSSLPTGAPEGPDRPHLSFSPSSSSSFSMPPPPALTSGIKMSGFSSAGTLSSISDSYSSSSSKEPSRSERHSDDRGRHGDSHSHRHSDRYSSGGERERERDRDRHGERDRHSDRDRHGDSRNGEGSHRDREGRSERDGGEKSGSHKDSFAVPDPPKRKKSRWDN, from the exons ATGAACTGGAACAAGGGAGGCCCAAGCGGCAAGCGAGGGTTTGGATTTGGAGGATTCGCTCTTGCGACTGGGAAGAAAGAGGAGCCTCATCTCCCACAGAAGGCCCACTCCTCTTTTGGGGGAACGGGACCTCCAGGTGGATATGGCAAGAATCAGCAGCTATCGTCGTTTTACAAAATAGGAACAAAACGAGCCAATTTCGACGAGGAAAACGC TTATTTtgaggatgatgaagaggagTCTACTGCTGACCTGCCGTATATACCCGCTGAGAACTCTCCCACTAGAAAGCAGTTCCAGTCTGGAGGCGGAGGAGGAGGTGGCGGCTCGGACAGTGAGGATGACCCTCTTGATGCCTTTATGGCTGAAGTGGAG gACCAAGCAGCAAAGGATATGAAGAAACTTgaggaaaaagagaaaaagatgGCCAA GGGTATTCGGGATGACATTGAAGAGGAAGATGACCAA GAAGCATATTTTCGCTACATGGCGGAGAACCCAACAGCTGGGCTGAcccaagaggaggaggaggaagaagtgGACTATGATAGTGATGGAAACCCTATTGCTCCTACTACAAAAAAGATTATCATGCCCCTGCCCCCCATAGACCACTCAGAG ATCGACTATTCTCCATTTGAGAAAAACTTCTATAATGAGCATGAGGAAATCAGCAGTTTGACTGTGGTCGAAGTGGAGGAACTGAAACGGAAACTCAACTTAAAG GTTTCAGGTGCAGCCCCTCCTAAACCAGCAACCAGTTTTGCTCACTTTGGATTTGACGAGCAGCTCATGCATCAGATCCGTAAATCTGAGTACACTCAGCCAACCCCCATCCAGTGCCAG GGTGTTCCCATAGCTTTGAGTGGCAGAGATGCGATCGGCATTGCCAAAACTGGCAGTGGAAAGACAGCAGCCTTCATTTGGCCAATTCTGGTGCACATTATGGACCAGAAGGAGCTGGAGCAGGGAGAAGGGCCCATTGCTGTGATCGTCTGCCCCACTAGAGAGCTCTGTCAACAG ATTCATGCTGAATGCAAGCGCTTCGGGAAGGCATACGGCCTCCGCTCAGTGGCAGTGTATGGAGGTGGCAGCATGTGGGAACAAGCCAAAGCCCTACAGGAAGGAGCGGAAATTGTTGTCTGCACCCCA GGTCGTCTGATCGATCACGTAAAAAAGAAGGCTACGTCTCTGCAGCGAGTGACCTTTCTGGTGTTTGATGAAGCCGATCGCATGTTTGATATGGGCTTTG aataccAAGTGAGATCCATTGCCAGCCATGTTCGACCTGATCGACAAA CTCTGTTATTCAGTGCAACTTTCCGGAAGAAAATCGAAAAACTAGCACGAGATATTTTGGTCGACCCCATTCGTGTGGTGCAGGGAGACATAGGAGAG GCTAATGAAGACATCACTCAGTTAGTGGAAGTGCTGCAGTCTGGCCAGGAGAAATGGGGTTGGCTGACCCGCAGACTGGTGGAGTTTACATCCGCTGGCTCAGTGCTGGTGTTTGTTACTAAAAAGGCTAACTGTGAGGAGCTGGCAACAAATTTAATTCAGGAAGGATATAGCCTGGGTCTGCTTCATGGAGACATGGATCAGAGTGAGAGGAACAAAGTCATTGCAGACTTTAAAAAGAAGAATCTGCCTGTATTGGTAGCGACCGATGTTGCTG CTCGTGGGTTGGATATTCCATCTATCCGTACTGTTGTCAACTATGATGTAGCCCGGgacattgacacacatacacatcgaATTGGTAGAACAGGTCGTGCAGGAGAAAAAGGTGTAGCTTATACATTGCTCACCACTAAAGACACTATATTTGCTGGTGACCTGGTTCGTAATTTAGAGGGAGCCAATCAGAGTGTTACAAAAGATCTGATGGACCTGGCCATGCAG AATTCCTGGTTCAGGAAATCTCGCTTTAAGGGAGGAAAAGGAAAGAAGATTAATATTAGAGGTGGAGGCTTGGGTTACAGAGAGAGACCTGGCCTTGGATCAGAATCCTCT GAGCGCAGTGGTGGTTCTATTGCAGCAGCTCTTGGCAACTATGAAACCTTCAAACCCTCCACCGGAGCAATGGGAGACCGTATGTCTGCCTTAAAGCAAGCATttcag GCTCAGTACAAAAACCACTTTGTCGCTGCATCAGGTGTTCCTCCTAAACTCACCACAAAGTCCAGCAGCTCATCTGGATGGACCAGTGCAGGAAGTCTGAGTTCTTTGCCAACAGGAGCACCTGAGGGGCCTGACAGACCCCACCTGTCCTTCTCGCCATCATCCTCTTCCTCGTTTTCCATGCCACCGCCTCCAGCTCTCACCTCAGGCATTAAAATGAGTGGCTTCAGCAGTGCAGGCACCCTGAGCTCAATTTCAGACTCTTACTCGAGCTCTTCTTCAAAAGAGCCATCCCGTAGCGAGAGGCATTCTGATGACAGGGGCCGACATGGAGATAGTCATAGTCACCGTCATAGTGACAGGTATAGTAGTGGAGGAGAACGAGAAAGAGAGCGTGATCGCGATCGCCATGGGGAAAGGGACCGCCATAGTGACAGAGATCGGCATGGGGATAGCCGAAATGGTGAAGGGAGCCATAGGGACAGAGAGGGACGGTCAGAAAGAGATGGGGGTGAGAAGTCAGGATCTCACAAAGACAGCTTTGCAGTTCCTGATCCCCCCAAACGTAAGAAAAGCAGATGGGACAATTGA